One window of the Hoplias malabaricus isolate fHopMal1 chromosome Y, fHopMal1.hap1, whole genome shotgun sequence genome contains the following:
- the LOC136679785 gene encoding period circadian protein homolog 2-like isoform X2, with protein sequence MSEDSNSKPYLFSSLEGQDQANGRGSMATLHQISGFAEGGELGLASEGSDSSSQDPPASPHSDRKMAHSLHDDVEMKSSGSSGSGTESHGNESHGHESHGNESHGNESTGSSNGNSKDSAILESSGSNKSSNSHSPSPPSSSNAFSLLSASSEQDNPSTSGCSSEESAKAKTQKELIKTLKELKRHLPAEKRNKGSKSTTLNTLKYALRCVKQVEANEEYYQLLMINDSQPSGLDVSSYTIEEIDSITSEYTLKNTDIFAVAVSLITGKIVYISDQAASILNCKRDVFKNAKFVEFLTPQDVSVFYSFTTPYRLPSWSMCTGAESSPSDCMQEKSFFCRISGGKECEGDLQYYPFRMTPYLMKVQDMEHTEDQFCCLLLAERVHSGYEAPRIPTDKRIFTTTHTPNCVFQDVDERAVPLLGYLPQDLIGTPVLLHLHPNDRQIMLGIHKKILQYAGQPFDHSSIRFCTRNGEYVTIDTSWSSFVNPWSRKVSFVIGRHKVRMGPVNEDVFAAPATADGKIMDSDIQEITEQIHRLLLQPVHNNGSSGYGSLGSNDHLMSMASSSESNANGTRPRAEDEEGSRAKPRTFQEICKGVHMQKNQEQQSKKNSGKVLQKSPAVRPKDSAYPVNWRESVDEQQTSVQEELPFKDQTVYSYQQISCLDSVIRYLESCNVPITVKRKCQSSSNTTSSNSDEDKQKAAENSMQVAEDSGHLKPQTGLSSLDVTKKPSNSGVVSSSLTPLALPSKAESVVSITSQCSYSSTIVHVGDKKLQPESEIIEDGPSVGETADGPTAAVPPAAVSPPSQEREAYKKLGLTKQVLAAHTQKEEQAFLNRFRELRGVHAFKADCSLYLERQKGHVTSDAGPPRVGKQAGVTEPSARRGARNKKTKSKRVKQNESSDSTVSQRKQLSRQELQGLNQTSWSPSETSQSTYPIAYPAVMPAYPLQVYPGANTMAPRVDATLSGFGGSQDPRCSMQPIQPPFSAPLVTPMVALVLPNYMFPQLGGAPRQPFYPEQGTFTAQPSFPPQTVCPPQAPFQPQTSFPLQTQFTTQNPFTQPTPFSTQPFPFTLTETPPKPSEPELREGQSRCSTPQSMGGRDQSSPPLFQSRCSSPLQLNLLQLEETQRSVERQDSSAPSSGAQGNCASAVEKGGNTGTQSKNDKKQNDTSTGDGYHCDALSSSSDLLDILLLEDSRSGTGSATSGSMGSGSNGFGNSACGTSASGGSASGTGSSHTSNNSSNYFGSVDSSQKSHKAKGSDGGVPAPMEVEESESLMKYVLQDPLWLLTADVDESVMMTYQLPSRDIQRVLREDREKLRHMQKSQPRFSEEQKRELAEVHPWMRRGGLPKAIDVKACVGCEGLTEILTEEELPDLHMGESEPSDVTVPPSHQEQ encoded by the exons ATGTCTGAAGACTCCAACTCTAAACCATACCTGTTCTCTTCTCTGGAGGGGCAGGACCAAGCAAACGGCCGTGGTTCCATGGCAACACTTCACCAAATCAGTGGTTTTGCAGAGGGTGGGGAGCTTGGCTTAGCTTCAGAGGGTAGTGACAGTAGCAGTCAGGACCCTCCAGCATCACCCCACAGTGACCGCAAGATGGCACACTCTTTGCATGACGATGTGGAGATGAAGAGCAGTGGGTCCAGCGGAAGCGGGACAGAATCTCACGGCAACGAATCTCACGGCCACGAATCACATGGAAACGAGTCGCATGGCAACGAGTCGACTGGAAGTTCCAATGGCAACAGCAAGGATTCAGCCATTTTAGAATCCTCAGGGAGCAACAAGAG CTCCAATTCCCACAGTCCCTCACCTCCAAGCAGTTCCAATGCCTTCAGTTTGCTGAGCGCTAGTTCTGAACAGGACAACCCCTCCACCAGTGGCTGCAG TAGTGAAGAATCTGCCAAAGCAAAGACACAGAAAGAGCTGATTAAAACACTCAAGGAACTGAAGCGCCATTTGCCGGCAGAGAAGAGGAACAAGGGCAGCAAATCAACAACACTGAACACCCTGAAATATGCTCTGCGCTGCGTAAAACAGGTTGAAG CTAATGAGGAATATTACCAGCTGCTGATGATCAATGACAGCCAGCCATCTGGCCTAGATGTATCTTCATATACGATAGAAGAGATCGACAGCATCACTTCAGAGTATACTCTCAAGAACACA GATATCTTTGCTGTGGCCGTGTCCCTGATCACAGGAAAGATTGTTTACATCTCAGATCAGGCAGCGTCAATCCTCAACTGCAAGCGAGATGTGTTCAAGAACGCCAAGTTTGTGGAGTTCCTCACACCACAGGATGTCAGTGTGTTCTACAGCTTCACCACTCCCTACAGACTGCCCTCCTGGAGCATGTGCACCGGCGCAG AATCCTCCCCTTCTGACTGCATGCAGGAGAAGTCCTTCTTTTGCCGTATCAG TGGTGGTAAAGAGTGTGAGGGAGATTTGCAGTATTACCCATTCCGGATGACACCCTACCTCATGAAGGTGCAGGATATGGAACACACTGAGGATCAGTTCTGCTGCCTCCTGCTGGCTGAAAGAGTGCACTCAGGATATGAAG CTCCAAGAATCCCCACTGACAAACGCATcttcaccaccacacacactcccaacTGTGTGTTTCAGGATGTTGATGAGAG GGCTGTCCCGTTGCTAGGATACTTGCCACAGGATCTTATTGGCACTCCAGTGCTTCTACATCTGCATCCAAATGATCGACAAATCATGCTCGGGATTCACAAGAAGA TCCTGCAGTACGCTGGACAGCCATTTGACCACTCCTCCATCCGGTTCTGTACACGGAACGGCGAGTACGTCACCATAGACACCAGCTGGTCCAGCTTTGTCAACCCCTGGAGCCGCAAAGTGTCCTTCGTCATTGGACGACACAAAGTTCGCAT GGGTCCAGTGAATGAGGATGTGTTTGCAGCACCAGCGACAGCAGATGGCAAAATAATGGACTCAGACATCCAGGAAATCACTGAGCAGATTCATCGGCTCCTCCTACAG CCAGTACATAATAATGGCTCGAGTGGCTATGGAAGTTTGGGCAGTAACGATCACCTGATGAGCATGGCCTCGTCCAGTGAGAGCAATGCTAATGGAACACGTCCACGAGCAGAGGATGAGGAGGGCAGCAGAGCCAAACCT AGAACATTTCAAGAGATCTGTAAAGGTGTTCATATGCAGAAAAACCAGGAGCAGCAGTCCAAAAAGAACTCAGGCA AGGTACTGCAGAAGAGTCCAGCGGTTCGGCCCAAAGACTCAGCGTACCCAGTCAACTGGAGGGAGAGTGTGGACGAGCAGCAGACCAGTGTACAGGAGGAGCTCCCTTTTAAAGACCAGACTGTCTACTCCTACCAGCAGATCAGCTGTCTGGACAGCGTCATCAG GTATCTAGAGAGCTGCAATGTGCCCATCACAGTGAAAAGGAAGTGTCAGTCGTCCTCCAACACCACTTCCTCTAACTCAGACGAGGACAAGCAGAAGGCTGCTGAAAACTCAATGCAGGTGGctgaag ATTCTGGGCACTTGAAGCCTCAAACAGGCCTGTCCTCTCTGGATGTAACGAAAAAGCCGTCCAACTCAGGGGTGGTGAGCAGTTCACTGACGCCTCTGGCTCTGCCCAGTAAAGCTGAAAGTGTGGTATCCATCACCAGCCAGTGCAGTTACAGCAGCACCATTGTACATGTGGGGGACAAGAAACTCCAACCAGAGTCAG AGATAATTGAGGACGGCCCAAGTGTTGGAGAGACAGCAGACGGTCCTACTGCAGCCGTGCCCCCTGCTGCGGTGTCCCCTCCAAGCCAGGAGCGAGAGGCCTATAAGAAACTGGGTCTAACCAAGCAGGTGCTGGCAGCCCACACTCAGAAAGAGGAGCAGGCCTTCCTGAACCGCTTCAGAGAGTTGAGGGGAGTTCATGCCTTCAAAGCAGACTGCTCCCTCTACCTGGAGAGGCAGAAAGGACACGTTACATCTGATG CTGGACCGCCTCGTGTAGGAAAGCAAGCGGGGGTCACAGAACCCTCTGCTCGAAGAGGGGCCCGCAACAAAAAGACAAAGTCCAAGAGAGTCAAACAAAACGAGTCGTCAGACAGCACTGTCTCACAAAGGAAACAGCTGTCTAGACAAGAGCTACAGGGCCTGAACCAAACTTCATGGTCTCCTTCAGAAACCTCACAGTCCACTTACCCCATCGCCTACCCAGCTGTGATGCCTGCATACCCACTCCAGGTTTACCCAGGGGCCAACACAATGGCCCCCAGGGTGGATGCCACACTTTCAGGATTTGGCGGCAGCCAGGACCCTCGCTGCTCCATGCAACCCATCCAGCCCCCATTTTCAGCCCCTCTAGTGACGCCCATGGTGGCACTGGTGCTGCCAAATTATATGTTCCCACAGTTAGGGGGTGCCCCCCGGCAGCCTTTTTACCCCGAGCAGGGGACTTTCACTGCCCAGCCATCATTTCCCCCACAGACTGTTTGCCCTCCACAAGCACCATTCCAGCCTCAGACCTCATTCCCTTTACAGACTCAGTTCACTACACAAAATCCCTTCACCCAACCCACACCTTTCTCCACTCAGCCCTTCCCCTTCACACTCACGGAGACCCCACCAAAGCCCTCAGAGCCAGAACTGAGGGAGGGACAGTCACGGTGCTCCACTCCTCAATCTATGGGCGGACGGGATCAATCATCTCCACCGCTTTTTCAGTCTCGGTGTAGTTCACCTCTGCAACTCAACCTGCTtcaactggaggaaactcaGCGGTCAGTGGAGAGACAGGACAGCTCAGCACCCTCTTCTGGAGCCCAGGGGAACTGTGCGAGTGCTGTGGAGAAAGGAGGGAATACAGGCACTCAGAGCAAGAATGACAAAAAACAG aaTGACACTTCCACAGGTGATGGTTACCACTGTGATGCTCTCTCATCGTCTAGTGACCTGCTGGACATTCTCCTGCTGGAGGACTCTCGCTCTGGGACAGGTTCTGCCACATCAGGCTCCATGGGCTCTGGTTCTAACGGCTTTGGAAATTCTGCTTGCGGGACTTCTGCCAGCGGTGGATCTGCCAGTGGAACAG gGAGCAGCCACACCAGTAATAACAGCAGCAACTATTTCGGCAGTGTGGACTCTTCACAGAAGTCTCATAAAGCTAAGGGGTCGGACGGTGGCGTTCCAGCGCCCATGGAGGTGGAGGAAAGTGAGAGCCTTATGAAGTATGTACTACAGGATCCTCTGTGGCTCCTCACAGCCGATGTAGACGAGTCTGTTATGATGACGTACCAGCTGCCTTCTCG TGATATCCAGCGAGTGCTGCGGGAGGATCGTGAGAAGCTGAGGCACATGCAGAAGAGTCAGCCACGGTTCTCTGAGGAGCAGAAAAGAGAACTGGCTGAGGTACATCCCTGGATGAGAAGAGGAGGGCTGCCAAAAGCCATTGACGTCAAG GCATGTGTTGGCTGTGAGGGATTAACAGAGATACTGACTGAAGAAGAACTGCCAGACCTGCACATGGGAGAGTCTGAGCCTAGTGATGTCACTGTACCCCCTTCACACCAGGAACAATGA
- the LOC136679785 gene encoding period circadian protein homolog 2-like isoform X1 produces MINDSQPSGLDVSSYTIEEIDSITSEYTLKNTDIFAVAVSLITGKIVYISDQAASILNCKRDVFKNAKFVEFLTPQDVSVFYSFTTPYRLPSWSMCTGAESSPSDCMQEKSFFCRISGGKECEGDLQYYPFRMTPYLMKVQDMEHTEDQFCCLLLAERVHSGYEAPRIPTDKRIFTTTHTPNCVFQDVDERAVPLLGYLPQDLIGTPVLLHLHPNDRQIMLGIHKKILQYAGQPFDHSSIRFCTRNGEYVTIDTSWSSFVNPWSRKVSFVIGRHKVRMGPVNEDVFAAPATADGKIMDSDIQEITEQIHRLLLQPVHNNGSSGYGSLGSNDHLMSMASSSESNANGTRPRAEDEEGSRAKPRTFQEICKGVHMQKNQEQQSKKNSGTEVLQKSPAVRPKDSAYPVNWRESVDEQQTSVQEELPFKDQTVYSYQQISCLDSVIRYLESCNVPITVKRKCQSSSNTTSSNSDEDKQKAAENSMQVAEDSGHLKPQTGLSSLDVTKKPSNSGVVSSSLTPLALPSKAESVVSITSQCSYSSTIVHVGDKKLQPESEIIEDGPSVGETADGPTAAVPPAAVSPPSQEREAYKKLGLTKQVLAAHTQKEEQAFLNRFRELRGVHAFKADCSLYLERQKGHVTSDAGPPRVGKQAGVTEPSARRGARNKKTKSKRVKQNESSDSTVSQRKQLSRQELQGLNQTSWSPSETSQSTYPIAYPAVMPAYPLQVYPGANTMAPRVDATLSGFGGSQDPRCSMQPIQPPFSAPLVTPMVALVLPNYMFPQLGGAPRQPFYPEQGTFTAQPSFPPQTVCPPQAPFQPQTSFPLQTQFTTQNPFTQPTPFSTQPFPFTLTETPPKPSEPELREGQSRCSTPQSMGGRDQSSPPLFQSRCSSPLQLNLLQLEETQRSVERQDSSAPSSGAQGNCASAVEKGGNTGTQSKNDKKQNDTSTGDGYHCDALSSSSDLLDILLLEDSRSGTGSATSGSMGSGSNGFGNSACGTSASGGSASGTGSSHTSNNSSNYFGSVDSSQKSHKAKGSDGGVPAPMEVEESESLMKYVLQDPLWLLTADVDESVMMTYQLPSRDIQRVLREDREKLRHMQKSQPRFSEEQKRELAEVHPWMRRGGLPKAIDVKACVGCEGLTEILTEEELPDLHMGESEPSDVTVPPSHQEQ; encoded by the exons ATGATCAATGACAGCCAGCCATCTGGCCTAGATGTATCTTCATATACGATAGAAGAGATCGACAGCATCACTTCAGAGTATACTCTCAAGAACACA GATATCTTTGCTGTGGCCGTGTCCCTGATCACAGGAAAGATTGTTTACATCTCAGATCAGGCAGCGTCAATCCTCAACTGCAAGCGAGATGTGTTCAAGAACGCCAAGTTTGTGGAGTTCCTCACACCACAGGATGTCAGTGTGTTCTACAGCTTCACCACTCCCTACAGACTGCCCTCCTGGAGCATGTGCACCGGCGCAG AATCCTCCCCTTCTGACTGCATGCAGGAGAAGTCCTTCTTTTGCCGTATCAG TGGTGGTAAAGAGTGTGAGGGAGATTTGCAGTATTACCCATTCCGGATGACACCCTACCTCATGAAGGTGCAGGATATGGAACACACTGAGGATCAGTTCTGCTGCCTCCTGCTGGCTGAAAGAGTGCACTCAGGATATGAAG CTCCAAGAATCCCCACTGACAAACGCATcttcaccaccacacacactcccaacTGTGTGTTTCAGGATGTTGATGAGAG GGCTGTCCCGTTGCTAGGATACTTGCCACAGGATCTTATTGGCACTCCAGTGCTTCTACATCTGCATCCAAATGATCGACAAATCATGCTCGGGATTCACAAGAAGA TCCTGCAGTACGCTGGACAGCCATTTGACCACTCCTCCATCCGGTTCTGTACACGGAACGGCGAGTACGTCACCATAGACACCAGCTGGTCCAGCTTTGTCAACCCCTGGAGCCGCAAAGTGTCCTTCGTCATTGGACGACACAAAGTTCGCAT GGGTCCAGTGAATGAGGATGTGTTTGCAGCACCAGCGACAGCAGATGGCAAAATAATGGACTCAGACATCCAGGAAATCACTGAGCAGATTCATCGGCTCCTCCTACAG CCAGTACATAATAATGGCTCGAGTGGCTATGGAAGTTTGGGCAGTAACGATCACCTGATGAGCATGGCCTCGTCCAGTGAGAGCAATGCTAATGGAACACGTCCACGAGCAGAGGATGAGGAGGGCAGCAGAGCCAAACCT AGAACATTTCAAGAGATCTGTAAAGGTGTTCATATGCAGAAAAACCAGGAGCAGCAGTCCAAAAAGAACTCAGGCA CAGAGGTACTGCAGAAGAGTCCAGCGGTTCGGCCCAAAGACTCAGCGTACCCAGTCAACTGGAGGGAGAGTGTGGACGAGCAGCAGACCAGTGTACAGGAGGAGCTCCCTTTTAAAGACCAGACTGTCTACTCCTACCAGCAGATCAGCTGTCTGGACAGCGTCATCAG GTATCTAGAGAGCTGCAATGTGCCCATCACAGTGAAAAGGAAGTGTCAGTCGTCCTCCAACACCACTTCCTCTAACTCAGACGAGGACAAGCAGAAGGCTGCTGAAAACTCAATGCAGGTGGctgaag ATTCTGGGCACTTGAAGCCTCAAACAGGCCTGTCCTCTCTGGATGTAACGAAAAAGCCGTCCAACTCAGGGGTGGTGAGCAGTTCACTGACGCCTCTGGCTCTGCCCAGTAAAGCTGAAAGTGTGGTATCCATCACCAGCCAGTGCAGTTACAGCAGCACCATTGTACATGTGGGGGACAAGAAACTCCAACCAGAGTCAG AGATAATTGAGGACGGCCCAAGTGTTGGAGAGACAGCAGACGGTCCTACTGCAGCCGTGCCCCCTGCTGCGGTGTCCCCTCCAAGCCAGGAGCGAGAGGCCTATAAGAAACTGGGTCTAACCAAGCAGGTGCTGGCAGCCCACACTCAGAAAGAGGAGCAGGCCTTCCTGAACCGCTTCAGAGAGTTGAGGGGAGTTCATGCCTTCAAAGCAGACTGCTCCCTCTACCTGGAGAGGCAGAAAGGACACGTTACATCTGATG CTGGACCGCCTCGTGTAGGAAAGCAAGCGGGGGTCACAGAACCCTCTGCTCGAAGAGGGGCCCGCAACAAAAAGACAAAGTCCAAGAGAGTCAAACAAAACGAGTCGTCAGACAGCACTGTCTCACAAAGGAAACAGCTGTCTAGACAAGAGCTACAGGGCCTGAACCAAACTTCATGGTCTCCTTCAGAAACCTCACAGTCCACTTACCCCATCGCCTACCCAGCTGTGATGCCTGCATACCCACTCCAGGTTTACCCAGGGGCCAACACAATGGCCCCCAGGGTGGATGCCACACTTTCAGGATTTGGCGGCAGCCAGGACCCTCGCTGCTCCATGCAACCCATCCAGCCCCCATTTTCAGCCCCTCTAGTGACGCCCATGGTGGCACTGGTGCTGCCAAATTATATGTTCCCACAGTTAGGGGGTGCCCCCCGGCAGCCTTTTTACCCCGAGCAGGGGACTTTCACTGCCCAGCCATCATTTCCCCCACAGACTGTTTGCCCTCCACAAGCACCATTCCAGCCTCAGACCTCATTCCCTTTACAGACTCAGTTCACTACACAAAATCCCTTCACCCAACCCACACCTTTCTCCACTCAGCCCTTCCCCTTCACACTCACGGAGACCCCACCAAAGCCCTCAGAGCCAGAACTGAGGGAGGGACAGTCACGGTGCTCCACTCCTCAATCTATGGGCGGACGGGATCAATCATCTCCACCGCTTTTTCAGTCTCGGTGTAGTTCACCTCTGCAACTCAACCTGCTtcaactggaggaaactcaGCGGTCAGTGGAGAGACAGGACAGCTCAGCACCCTCTTCTGGAGCCCAGGGGAACTGTGCGAGTGCTGTGGAGAAAGGAGGGAATACAGGCACTCAGAGCAAGAATGACAAAAAACAG aaTGACACTTCCACAGGTGATGGTTACCACTGTGATGCTCTCTCATCGTCTAGTGACCTGCTGGACATTCTCCTGCTGGAGGACTCTCGCTCTGGGACAGGTTCTGCCACATCAGGCTCCATGGGCTCTGGTTCTAACGGCTTTGGAAATTCTGCTTGCGGGACTTCTGCCAGCGGTGGATCTGCCAGTGGAACAG gGAGCAGCCACACCAGTAATAACAGCAGCAACTATTTCGGCAGTGTGGACTCTTCACAGAAGTCTCATAAAGCTAAGGGGTCGGACGGTGGCGTTCCAGCGCCCATGGAGGTGGAGGAAAGTGAGAGCCTTATGAAGTATGTACTACAGGATCCTCTGTGGCTCCTCACAGCCGATGTAGACGAGTCTGTTATGATGACGTACCAGCTGCCTTCTCG TGATATCCAGCGAGTGCTGCGGGAGGATCGTGAGAAGCTGAGGCACATGCAGAAGAGTCAGCCACGGTTCTCTGAGGAGCAGAAAAGAGAACTGGCTGAGGTACATCCCTGGATGAGAAGAGGAGGGCTGCCAAAAGCCATTGACGTCAAG GCATGTGTTGGCTGTGAGGGATTAACAGAGATACTGACTGAAGAAGAACTGCCAGACCTGCACATGGGAGAGTCTGAGCCTAGTGATGTCACTGTACCCCCTTCACACCAGGAACAATGA
- the LOC136678876 gene encoding transcription cofactor HES-6-like isoform X1 yields MAPASRSSRSEDDSYGIRGDRKTRKPLVEKKRRARINESLQELRLLLADCDAQAKMENAEVLEMTVKRVECILQNRAKAVDSLSREASERFAAGYIQCMHEVHTFVSNCPGIDATVAADLLNHLLECMPLNGEQCFQDVLTDLLNEQGLWPSHSPGGNTCSEGGGGGGRLENPSDLSLSPSTTSSDDLSSDGEDTESERGHGTPDDHDPRDLPTSFYSKALWRPW; encoded by the exons ATGGCCCCGGCCTCTCGCAGCAGCAGGAGTGAGGATGACTCCTACGGCATCAGGGGAGACCGAAAA ACGAGAAAACCACTGGTAGAGAAAAAGCGTAGAGCCCGGATTAACGAAAGTTTACAGGAGCTGAGGCTACTGCTAGCAGACTGTGAC GCACAAGCCAAAATGGAGAACGCCGAGGTGCTGGAAATGACCGTGAAACGAGTAGAATGTATTCTTCAGAACAGAGCTAAAG cAGTTGACAGTTTGAGCCGAGAGGCAAGTGAACGCTTTGCTGCGGGCTACATCCAGTGCATGCATGAGGTCCACACGTTTGTGTCCAACTGCCCAGGCATCGATGCGACAGTGGCGGCTGACCTGCTCAACCACCTGCTGGAGTGCATGCCTCTGAATGGAGAACAGTGCTTCCAGGACGTTCTGACAGATCTGCTTAATGAGCAGGGTCTTTGGCCTAGTCACTCCCCTGGAGGGAATACCTGTAGtgaagggggaggaggaggaggaagattgGAAAACCCATCTGATCTGTCCCTGTCCCCTTCTACTACATCCAGTGATGACCTGAGCTCCGACGGTGAGGATACAGAGAGTGAGCGAGGCCACGGGACACCCGATGATCACGACCCAAGAGACCTGCCTACCAGCTTCTACTCCAAGGCCTTGTGGAGGCCGTGGTAG
- the LOC136678876 gene encoding transcription cofactor HES-6-like isoform X2: MAPASRSSRSEDDSYGIRGDRKTRKPLVEKKRRARINESLQELRLLLADCDAQAKMENAEVLEMTVKRVECILQNRAKVDSLSREASERFAAGYIQCMHEVHTFVSNCPGIDATVAADLLNHLLECMPLNGEQCFQDVLTDLLNEQGLWPSHSPGGNTCSEGGGGGGRLENPSDLSLSPSTTSSDDLSSDGEDTESERGHGTPDDHDPRDLPTSFYSKALWRPW, translated from the exons ATGGCCCCGGCCTCTCGCAGCAGCAGGAGTGAGGATGACTCCTACGGCATCAGGGGAGACCGAAAA ACGAGAAAACCACTGGTAGAGAAAAAGCGTAGAGCCCGGATTAACGAAAGTTTACAGGAGCTGAGGCTACTGCTAGCAGACTGTGAC GCACAAGCCAAAATGGAGAACGCCGAGGTGCTGGAAATGACCGTGAAACGAGTAGAATGTATTCTTCAGAACAGAGCTAAAG TTGACAGTTTGAGCCGAGAGGCAAGTGAACGCTTTGCTGCGGGCTACATCCAGTGCATGCATGAGGTCCACACGTTTGTGTCCAACTGCCCAGGCATCGATGCGACAGTGGCGGCTGACCTGCTCAACCACCTGCTGGAGTGCATGCCTCTGAATGGAGAACAGTGCTTCCAGGACGTTCTGACAGATCTGCTTAATGAGCAGGGTCTTTGGCCTAGTCACTCCCCTGGAGGGAATACCTGTAGtgaagggggaggaggaggaggaagattgGAAAACCCATCTGATCTGTCCCTGTCCCCTTCTACTACATCCAGTGATGACCTGAGCTCCGACGGTGAGGATACAGAGAGTGAGCGAGGCCACGGGACACCCGATGATCACGACCCAAGAGACCTGCCTACCAGCTTCTACTCCAAGGCCTTGTGGAGGCCGTGGTAG